One genomic window of Ottowia oryzae includes the following:
- a CDS encoding Lrp/AsnC family transcriptional regulator — METLDAYDIAILEQLQADGRLTNAELAQRVGLSAAPCWRRVRALEEAGFILGYRAEIDRNKLGLGVLAFVRLDTAQISSSAMRQLEETIRAQPEIISCHYISGSGTFELQVVSTNLETFSRFARDVIMHLPNVKDMHTSFSLGQIKATGALPLAHLQQKKRPPR; from the coding sequence ATGGAAACACTTGATGCCTACGACATTGCCATCCTGGAGCAGCTGCAAGCCGATGGGCGCCTGACCAACGCAGAACTTGCGCAGCGGGTGGGCCTGTCTGCCGCGCCGTGTTGGCGCCGCGTGCGTGCGCTGGAAGAGGCGGGCTTCATCCTGGGCTACCGCGCCGAGATCGACCGCAACAAGCTCGGCCTGGGCGTGCTCGCATTCGTTCGGCTGGACACCGCGCAGATCAGCAGCAGCGCCATGCGCCAGCTGGAGGAAACCATCCGCGCCCAGCCAGAGATCATCAGCTGCCACTACATCAGCGGGTCGGGCACTTTCGAGCTGCAGGTGGTCAGCACCAACCTGGAAACCTTCAGCCGCTTTGCGCGCGACGTGATCATGCACCTGCCCAACGTGAAGGACATGCACACCAGCTTTTCACTCGGCCAGATCAAGGCCACCGGCGCGCTGCCGCTGGCGCACCTGCAGCAAAAGAAGCGCCCGCCCCGCTGA
- a CDS encoding PhoX family protein yields the protein MSQSPVASRRRVLSLFAGAPMLPLASSLSYAGLLSACGGDDTPAAAFKSVTFSATPAPTLANPAAMATTYTTSVMSVNFDDGTKKDYKLAYQPFFITGDLVTSTSGGSILAGGYVDINNQPIIDRTVSASPRQFFSDSPDGTSLLKIDGAKVPGVKGNTVFAVVQFEYTTWAKDGKTDMYGKLPSPIAVLTLDQDPDTGRLALVKYHNVDTSSVNGLWITCGASLSPWNTHLSSEEYEPDAFAERSKNNMNDFSTNLYGDATKANPYNYGHLPEVTVNADGTGSIKKHYCLGRISHELVQVMPDNRTVFMGDDATNSGYFVFVADKEKDLSSGTLYVAKVGGTTDFTKVGSPAAPLSWIKLGSATSAEIRALVDGGIRPADIMTVASKDPQDATYKRIVANGKVEWIKLKDDTAQTRKAAAFLETHRYAAYMGASMGFTKMEGTTVNIKDKKAYSALQNIQASMVAGNAVNVPDNGISVPKQLVAGGVMQLSLRGGQKDLDGNDIKSDWMPADSTPLLVGEDLLDTDGKTLKPDALGNTANPEKIANPDNLKFSETLRTLFIGEDSSQHVTNMLWAYNVDTKALTRLMTLPAGAESTGLHAVTDLNGWTYIMSNFQHAGDYTKTISADVKSAVDGLISASYHGKFGAAVGYLTGSPKAVKLVG from the coding sequence ATGAGCCAATCTCCCGTCGCCTCTCGTCGCCGCGTGCTGTCTTTGTTTGCCGGCGCGCCCATGCTGCCCCTGGCTTCGTCCCTGTCGTACGCCGGTCTGTTGTCTGCCTGCGGTGGCGACGACACGCCCGCCGCCGCCTTCAAGAGCGTTACCTTCAGCGCCACGCCCGCGCCTACGCTGGCCAACCCCGCCGCGATGGCCACCACCTACACCACGTCGGTGATGAGCGTGAACTTCGACGATGGCACCAAGAAAGACTACAAGCTGGCCTACCAGCCGTTCTTCATCACGGGCGACCTGGTGACCTCCACTTCCGGCGGCAGCATCCTGGCGGGCGGCTACGTGGACATCAACAACCAGCCCATCATCGACCGCACCGTGTCGGCCAGCCCGCGCCAGTTCTTCTCGGACAGCCCGGACGGCACTTCGCTGCTGAAGATCGACGGCGCCAAGGTGCCCGGCGTGAAGGGCAACACCGTGTTTGCCGTGGTGCAGTTTGAATACACCACCTGGGCGAAGGACGGCAAGACCGACATGTACGGCAAGCTGCCGTCGCCCATCGCCGTGCTGACGCTGGACCAGGACCCGGACACCGGGCGCCTCGCCCTCGTCAAGTACCACAACGTGGACACTTCCAGCGTGAACGGCCTGTGGATCACCTGCGGCGCCAGCCTGTCGCCGTGGAACACGCACCTGTCGTCGGAAGAGTACGAGCCGGATGCGTTTGCTGAGCGTTCCAAGAACAACATGAACGACTTCAGCACCAACCTGTACGGCGACGCCACCAAGGCCAATCCCTACAACTACGGCCACCTGCCTGAAGTGACGGTGAACGCCGACGGCACCGGCTCGATCAAGAAGCACTACTGCCTGGGCCGCATCTCGCACGAGCTGGTGCAGGTCATGCCCGACAACCGCACCGTGTTCATGGGCGACGACGCCACGAACAGCGGCTACTTCGTCTTCGTGGCCGACAAGGAAAAAGATCTGTCCTCCGGCACGCTGTACGTGGCCAAGGTGGGCGGCACCACCGACTTCACGAAGGTGGGCAGCCCCGCTGCGCCGCTCAGCTGGATCAAGCTGGGCAGCGCCACCAGCGCGGAAATCCGCGCCCTGGTGGATGGGGGCATCCGCCCAGCTGACATCATGACGGTGGCCAGCAAAGACCCGCAGGACGCCACGTACAAGCGCATCGTTGCCAACGGCAAGGTGGAGTGGATCAAGCTCAAGGACGACACCGCCCAGACGCGCAAGGCCGCCGCCTTCCTGGAGACGCACCGCTACGCCGCCTACATGGGTGCCAGCATGGGCTTCACCAAGATGGAAGGCACCACGGTCAACATCAAGGACAAGAAGGCCTACTCTGCGTTGCAGAACATCCAGGCTTCGATGGTGGCGGGCAACGCCGTGAACGTGCCGGACAACGGCATCTCGGTGCCCAAGCAGCTGGTGGCCGGCGGCGTGATGCAGCTTAGCCTGCGCGGCGGCCAGAAGGATCTGGACGGCAACGACATCAAGAGCGACTGGATGCCTGCGGACAGCACGCCGCTGCTGGTGGGTGAAGACCTGCTGGACACGGATGGCAAGACGCTCAAGCCCGACGCGCTGGGCAACACCGCCAACCCCGAAAAGATCGCCAACCCGGACAACCTGAAGTTCTCCGAAACGCTGCGCACGCTGTTCATCGGCGAAGACAGCAGCCAGCACGTGACCAACATGCTGTGGGCCTACAACGTCGACACGAAAGCCCTGACGCGCCTGATGACGCTGCCCGCCGGCGCCGAATCCACCGGCCTGCACGCCGTGACAGATCTGAATGGCTGGACGTACATCATGAGCAACTTCCAGCACGCTGGCGACTACACCAAGACCATCAGCGCAGACGTGAAGTCGGCGGTGGACGGCTTGATCAGCGCCAGCTACCACGGCAAATTCGGTGCGGCGGTGGGCTACCTCACCGGCAGCCCCAAAGCGGTGAAGCTGGTCGGCTGA
- the mltA gene encoding murein transglycosylase A produces the protein MVHHTISKSSTSAPSASSRIRIMRRALRLFCAAAIVGMLASCAVKQPAPPPPTTYPTESAPPTGDVADSAPLGPALQRPRSRWVPVRWSELPGFEQDAMHEAWNAWVKNCERPGATFARLCSEVRRLTLATPQEQRNWMRARLQPYRVEPLGAPSEGLLTSYFEPFYEASRLPRPGFGAPLYRPPPTLGQRKPWYTRQEMEMLPEARAQLAGQEIAYLADPVDALILQIQGSGRVRVTEPDGSQRLVRLAFAATNDQPYRSPGKWLIDQGLLRGDVTWPGIRNTLAANPGRLSEFLWSNPRMVFFREEPLSALDAQFGPRGAQGVPLTPGRSIAVDPQSIPYGTPVWMASQGPVANLQRLVIAQDTGTAIVGAVRADYFAGWGAEAGDFAGRMKQPLRLWVLWPKP, from the coding sequence ATCGTCCACCACACGATCAGCAAAAGCAGTACCAGCGCGCCGAGCGCTTCCAGCAGAATCAGGATCATGAGAAGAGCTCTTCGCTTATTTTGCGCAGCGGCCATTGTAGGAATGCTGGCCAGCTGCGCCGTCAAGCAGCCCGCCCCGCCGCCGCCCACCACCTACCCCACCGAATCCGCGCCGCCCACGGGCGACGTGGCCGACAGCGCGCCGCTGGGCCCCGCCCTGCAACGCCCGCGCAGCCGCTGGGTGCCCGTGCGCTGGTCCGAGCTGCCCGGTTTCGAGCAGGACGCCATGCACGAAGCCTGGAACGCCTGGGTGAAAAACTGCGAGCGCCCCGGTGCCACGTTTGCGCGCCTGTGCAGCGAGGTGCGCCGCCTGACGCTGGCCACGCCGCAAGAGCAGCGCAACTGGATGCGCGCCCGCCTGCAACCCTACCGGGTAGAGCCGCTGGGTGCGCCGTCGGAAGGGCTGCTGACCAGCTATTTCGAGCCTTTCTACGAAGCCTCGCGCCTGCCGCGCCCCGGCTTTGGCGCGCCGCTGTACCGCCCGCCGCCCACGCTGGGCCAGCGCAAGCCCTGGTACACGCGGCAAGAGATGGAGATGCTGCCCGAGGCGCGCGCGCAACTGGCGGGCCAGGAAATCGCCTACCTGGCCGACCCGGTGGACGCGCTCATCCTGCAAATCCAAGGCTCTGGCCGCGTGCGCGTGACCGAGCCCGACGGCAGCCAGCGCCTGGTGCGCCTGGCCTTTGCCGCCACCAACGACCAGCCCTACCGCAGCCCCGGCAAGTGGCTGATCGACCAGGGCCTGCTGCGCGGCGACGTGACCTGGCCGGGCATTCGCAACACACTGGCGGCCAACCCGGGGCGCTTGAGCGAGTTCCTCTGGAGCAACCCGCGCATGGTCTTCTTCCGCGAAGAGCCGCTGTCTGCGCTGGATGCGCAGTTTGGCCCCCGCGGCGCGCAGGGCGTGCCGCTCACGCCCGGCCGTTCCATCGCCGTGGACCCGCAAAGCATTCCCTACGGCACGCCGGTGTGGATGGCCTCGCAAGGCCCGGTGGCCAACCTGCAGCGCCTGGTGATCGCGCAAGACACCGGCACCGCCATCGTGGGCGCGGTGCGGGCCGACTACTTCGCCGGGTGGGGCGCCGAGGCGGGCGACTTCGCTGGCCGCATGAAGCAGCCACTGCGCCTGTGGGTGCTGTGGCCCAAACCCTGA
- a CDS encoding response regulator transcription factor: MPQDSTVYIIDDDASVRDAMAWLLRSRRLLSEAYDSAEAFEAARGHDEPMAPGCILLDVRMPGLSGLALFERLSERGIAHAWPVIFLTGHADVPTAVDTVKRGAFDFCEKPFSDNALVDRVEQALAVSRERMAQLAVQRAVRARTHELTERERDVMRLVADGRPNKLIADELGISVRTVEVHRARVFEKMEVKSAVELANLLQKI, from the coding sequence ATGCCCCAGGATTCCACCGTCTACATCATCGACGACGACGCCAGCGTCCGTGACGCCATGGCGTGGCTGCTGCGTTCGCGCCGTTTGCTGTCGGAGGCGTATGACAGCGCCGAGGCCTTCGAGGCCGCGCGCGGGCACGACGAGCCCATGGCGCCCGGCTGCATCCTGCTGGACGTGCGCATGCCGGGGCTGAGCGGGCTGGCGCTGTTCGAGCGGCTGTCCGAGCGCGGCATCGCCCACGCCTGGCCCGTGATCTTTCTGACCGGCCACGCCGACGTGCCCACGGCGGTGGACACCGTCAAGCGCGGGGCTTTCGACTTTTGCGAAAAGCCGTTTTCCGACAACGCCCTGGTCGACCGCGTCGAGCAGGCGCTGGCCGTCTCGCGCGAGCGCATGGCTCAGCTGGCGGTGCAGCGCGCCGTGCGCGCCCGCACGCACGAGCTGACCGAGCGTGAACGCGATGTGATGCGCCTGGTGGCCGACGGCCGCCCCAACAAACTGATCGCCGACGAGCTGGGCATCAGCGTGCGCACCGTAGAGGTGCACCGCGCGCGCGTGTTCGAAAAGATGGAGGTCAAATCGGCCGTCGAGTTGGCCAATTTGCTACAAAAAATCTAG
- a CDS encoding alpha/beta hydrolase family protein: MALTHFPLRPRRWARPAGRAAHRATAAVAASLVLLLSACGGGDDNDGNDGGNTPAARNPGDLVAAQAINQISVADINAALNAPDSKVQGKVTPLYAVNSYRLTYLTTDKDGVTTTASGLVSVPVKPTGARSPIISYQHATTFHDDQAPSNKVEAVEPPLVLASLGYIVVAADYVGFGAAKGQVHPYLIAAPTANAVVNMLQATDTWRASSGVADNGQLFLAGYSEGGYATMAAHRAIQLANGALAQRVKAAVPGAGPYDVVETLDAQLDRVGKLFPPLGAVLDPGRLSKLPESVRIEVRNLLMKQMVPDDGDVAYQTLFLDRYIADERETLAREHSVHLGWAPTVPVYLFHGRLDLTVPYSASTSALSALRAAGAPAVTLTDCTTGKLGHLDCVPEYFHFAVTRLGQIATDL; the protein is encoded by the coding sequence ATGGCACTGACCCACTTCCCCCTGCGGCCCCGACGATGGGCACGACCCGCTGGCCGCGCCGCGCACCGTGCCACCGCCGCCGTGGCCGCATCGCTCGTGCTGCTGCTAAGCGCCTGCGGTGGCGGCGACGACAACGATGGCAACGACGGCGGCAACACGCCAGCGGCCCGTAACCCGGGCGACCTGGTGGCCGCGCAGGCCATCAACCAGATTTCGGTGGCCGACATCAACGCCGCGCTCAACGCGCCCGACAGCAAGGTGCAAGGCAAGGTAACGCCGCTGTACGCCGTCAACTCCTACCGGCTGACGTACCTGACCACCGACAAGGACGGCGTGACCACCACCGCTTCAGGCCTGGTCAGCGTGCCCGTCAAACCGACCGGCGCGCGCAGCCCCATCATCAGCTACCAGCACGCGACCACCTTCCACGACGACCAGGCGCCCAGCAACAAGGTAGAGGCGGTTGAGCCGCCGCTGGTGCTGGCCTCGCTGGGGTACATCGTGGTGGCCGCCGATTACGTGGGCTTTGGCGCGGCCAAGGGGCAGGTGCACCCCTACCTGATTGCAGCACCCACCGCCAATGCCGTGGTCAACATGCTGCAGGCCACCGACACGTGGCGAGCCAGCAGCGGCGTGGCCGACAACGGCCAGCTGTTTCTGGCAGGGTATTCGGAAGGCGGTTACGCCACCATGGCGGCGCACCGCGCCATCCAGCTGGCCAACGGCGCACTGGCCCAACGTGTGAAGGCCGCCGTGCCCGGTGCGGGCCCTTACGACGTGGTCGAAACGCTGGATGCGCAACTGGACAGGGTTGGCAAGCTGTTCCCGCCACTGGGCGCGGTGCTGGACCCAGGCCGGCTGTCGAAGCTGCCGGAAAGCGTGCGCATCGAAGTGCGCAACCTGCTGATGAAGCAGATGGTGCCTGATGACGGCGACGTTGCTTACCAGACGCTCTTTCTGGACCGCTACATCGCTGACGAGCGCGAAACGCTGGCGCGAGAGCACAGCGTGCATCTGGGCTGGGCGCCCACCGTGCCGGTGTACCTGTTCCACGGGCGGCTGGATTTGACGGTGCCCTACTCAGCATCCACCTCGGCCCTGAGCGCGCTGCGCGCCGCTGGCGCTCCAGCTGTGACGCTGACCGATTGCACGACAGGCAAGCTCGGCCATCTGGACTGTGTGCCCGAGTATTTCCACTTCGCCGTCACCCGCCTGGGGCAGATCGCCACAGACCTCTGA
- a CDS encoding response regulator produces MANILVVDDELGIRDLLSDILNDEGHTVELAENAAQARSARQIGRPDLVLLDIWMPDTDGVTLLKEWRGTGMLTMPVIMMSGHATIDTAVEATRIGAMSFLEKPITLQKLLKAVDAALTREPSAPRSAPVMEVAELAVGAAVTTHAADLTVEAAMTGGQSLPTIADLGPQGQRTFELDKPLRDARDAFEKAYFEFHLAKEGGSMTRVAEKTGLERTHLYRKLKQLGVDLSRGRRGNAAV; encoded by the coding sequence ATGGCCAATATCCTCGTCGTTGACGACGAACTCGGCATCCGAGATCTTCTGTCTGACATCCTCAACGACGAGGGGCATACAGTGGAGTTGGCCGAGAACGCGGCCCAGGCCAGATCGGCACGTCAGATCGGGCGCCCCGACCTGGTTCTGCTCGACATCTGGATGCCCGACACCGATGGCGTCACGCTGCTCAAGGAATGGCGCGGCACCGGCATGCTGACCATGCCGGTCATCATGATGAGTGGCCACGCCACCATCGACACGGCGGTCGAAGCCACGCGCATCGGCGCGATGTCGTTTCTTGAAAAGCCCATCACGCTGCAGAAGCTTCTGAAGGCTGTTGATGCCGCCTTGACGCGCGAGCCCTCTGCGCCACGCAGCGCGCCCGTCATGGAGGTGGCCGAGCTGGCCGTGGGTGCCGCGGTGACCACTCACGCAGCAGATCTGACGGTGGAAGCGGCCATGACCGGCGGGCAATCGTTGCCCACCATTGCCGATCTGGGCCCGCAGGGGCAACGCACGTTCGAGCTGGACAAGCCGCTGCGCGACGCGCGCGATGCCTTCGAGAAGGCCTATTTCGAATTCCATCTGGCCAAGGAAGGCGGCTCGATGACCCGCGTGGCGGAGAAGACCGGCCTGGAGCGCACGCACCTGTATCGCAAGCTCAAGCAGCTGGGTGTCGATCTGTCGCGCGGACGTCGCGGAAACGCCGCTGTCTGA
- a CDS encoding sensor histidine kinase: protein MNSGGGPVAQRTAARTAGSRWALWTAIAVLVGLGLVLVFLLAQATNNRELYEQHYARLFVVNVVVATGLALVILWGVYRLFTRLRKGKFGSRLLIKLAAIFALVGVLPGLLIYTVSFQFVSRSIESWFDVKVEGALDSGLTLARTSLDTQARDFGNQLRAASSALADTPDALAALPLDQIRTQLGATDATLWSSSGRLIASAGQSRFDLTPERPSAQLMRNLRTQGVSTLIEGLDDVGNPQSPSAGQPRIRALVLVTSRSVGLVSEQRLLQAVQPLPSALVADALAVQEANREYQERALGRDGLRRMYIGTLTLTLFLAVFSAVLLAVMLGKQLATPLLMIADGVRQVAAGDLTPKLVMQGRDELVGLTRSFADMTQQLADARAIADTSMREAVAARTNLQTILDNLTAGVIVLDAQGTIQSTNPGATRVLRLPMAAYTGRSLGDLPGLDQFAQEVASQFELFEGERLEHGLDHWQHQFELYGHGGGGVATEAISLLARGAAMPDGLRLLVFDDITEVVSAQRSQAWGEVARRLAHEIKNPLTPIQLSAERLERRLNDKLEPADRAVLTKSVRTIVDQVDAMQRLVNEFRDYARLPTAQLQPVDLNELIGEVLHLYGSHADATRANGPALRFEPDARCPRIMGDAQQLRQVIHNLVQNALDATQDNEGVPSADTAVMIRTHWAEASGRVRMSVVDAGHGFTDAILKRVFEPYVTTKAKGTGLGLAVVKKIAEEHGARIDVSNRLHDGRVVGAQVSLSFEPAPA from the coding sequence GTGAACAGCGGCGGCGGGCCGGTCGCACAGCGCACCGCTGCGCGCACGGCGGGCTCGCGCTGGGCGCTGTGGACTGCGATTGCGGTGCTGGTCGGGCTGGGCCTGGTGCTGGTGTTCTTGCTCGCTCAGGCCACGAACAACCGAGAGCTTTACGAGCAGCACTACGCGCGGCTGTTTGTTGTCAACGTTGTGGTGGCGACCGGGCTGGCCCTGGTCATTCTTTGGGGCGTCTATCGACTCTTCACGCGGTTGCGCAAGGGCAAGTTCGGCAGTCGCCTGCTGATCAAGCTGGCAGCCATCTTCGCGCTGGTCGGTGTCTTGCCTGGCCTGCTGATATATACGGTTTCGTTTCAGTTTGTTTCGCGCTCGATCGAATCGTGGTTTGACGTCAAGGTGGAGGGCGCGCTGGACTCGGGCTTGACCCTGGCGAGAACCTCGTTGGACACACAGGCGCGCGACTTCGGCAATCAGCTGCGCGCTGCGTCCTCTGCCTTGGCCGACACGCCGGATGCATTGGCCGCGCTGCCGTTGGACCAAATTCGTACTCAGCTGGGTGCGACGGACGCCACGTTGTGGAGCAGCTCCGGCCGGCTGATTGCCAGCGCGGGGCAGTCTCGGTTTGATCTGACGCCCGAGCGGCCCTCTGCCCAGCTCATGCGCAATCTGCGCACGCAAGGCGTATCGACCTTGATCGAAGGGCTGGACGATGTGGGTAACCCCCAGTCGCCCTCGGCAGGTCAGCCGCGCATCCGCGCGCTGGTTCTGGTCACGTCGCGTTCCGTGGGGCTGGTGAGCGAGCAGCGTTTGCTGCAGGCCGTCCAGCCTTTGCCCTCGGCGTTGGTGGCCGATGCGCTGGCGGTGCAGGAGGCCAACCGTGAGTATCAGGAGCGTGCGCTGGGCCGCGATGGCCTGCGCCGCATGTACATCGGCACGTTGACGCTCACACTGTTTCTTGCCGTGTTCAGCGCCGTTCTGCTGGCGGTCATGCTCGGCAAGCAATTGGCCACACCTCTGCTGATGATTGCGGATGGCGTGCGCCAGGTGGCGGCCGGAGACCTGACACCCAAGCTGGTCATGCAGGGGCGCGACGAGCTGGTTGGCCTGACGCGGTCGTTCGCCGACATGACGCAGCAATTGGCCGATGCCCGAGCGATCGCCGACACCAGTATGCGCGAGGCGGTGGCCGCGCGCACCAACCTTCAGACCATTCTCGACAACCTCACTGCCGGCGTGATCGTGCTGGACGCGCAGGGCACCATTCAGTCCACCAACCCGGGCGCGACGCGCGTGCTGCGCCTGCCCATGGCGGCCTATACCGGTCGGTCGTTGGGCGATCTGCCGGGCCTGGACCAGTTTGCGCAAGAAGTTGCGTCGCAATTCGAGCTGTTCGAGGGCGAGCGCCTGGAGCATGGGCTCGACCACTGGCAGCACCAGTTCGAGTTGTATGGGCACGGCGGCGGTGGCGTGGCGACCGAGGCGATCTCCCTGCTGGCGCGCGGCGCCGCCATGCCGGACGGCTTGCGCCTGCTGGTGTTTGACGACATCACCGAAGTCGTGTCTGCCCAGCGATCACAAGCCTGGGGTGAAGTGGCGCGCCGCTTGGCGCATGAAATCAAGAACCCGTTGACGCCCATCCAACTGTCTGCCGAGCGGCTGGAGCGCCGCCTGAACGACAAACTGGAGCCTGCCGACCGCGCGGTGCTGACCAAGTCCGTGCGAACCATTGTTGACCAGGTGGACGCCATGCAGCGGCTGGTCAACGAATTCCGTGATTACGCCCGCCTGCCCACCGCGCAGCTGCAGCCGGTTGATCTGAACGAGCTGATCGGCGAGGTGCTGCACCTGTATGGCAGCCACGCTGACGCGACGAGGGCGAACGGGCCTGCGCTGCGGTTCGAGCCGGACGCGCGTTGCCCAAGGATCATGGGCGATGCCCAGCAGCTGCGTCAGGTGATCCACAACCTGGTTCAAAACGCTCTGGACGCCACGCAGGACAACGAAGGCGTGCCCTCGGCGGATACCGCAGTGATGATCCGCACGCATTGGGCCGAGGCTTCAGGCCGTGTGCGCATGAGCGTAGTTGATGCCGGGCACGGCTTCACGGACGCCATTCTCAAGCGCGTGTTCGAGCCATATGTCACCACCAAGGCCAAGGGCACGGGCCTGGGCCTGGCGGTGGTCAAGAAGATCGCCGAAGAACACGGCGCGCGCATTGATGTTTCGAATCGACTTCATGACGGCCGCGTGGTCGGTGCGCAAGTGTCGTTATCATTCGAGCCAGCGCCCGCGTGA
- a CDS encoding DUF4390 domain-containing protein translates to MAASAQNADLESLRVERTDEGLLLSARLNIRLPGAVEEALDKGIPIHFVADATVMRERWYWTDQRVSASQRYMRVAYMPLTRRWRLNTSSEPLTNAGLGVSLTQHYDTLAEVMSSVGRFSRWKIASSADMDSGSKQSLRFQFRLDSSQLPRTIQLGSPGQASWTVGVDRTVDLTQESIR, encoded by the coding sequence GTGGCCGCAAGCGCGCAGAACGCCGATCTGGAGAGCCTGCGCGTCGAGCGCACCGATGAAGGCCTGCTGTTGAGCGCGCGGCTGAACATCCGCTTGCCCGGCGCGGTAGAGGAGGCGCTGGACAAAGGCATCCCCATCCACTTCGTGGCCGACGCCACGGTGATGCGCGAGCGCTGGTACTGGACGGATCAGCGTGTGTCGGCGTCGCAGCGCTACATGCGCGTCGCCTACATGCCGCTTACCCGGCGCTGGCGCTTGAACACGTCCAGCGAACCGTTGACCAACGCCGGGTTGGGGGTCAGCCTCACCCAGCATTACGACACGTTGGCGGAGGTGATGTCGTCGGTAGGGCGCTTCTCGCGCTGGAAGATCGCATCTTCGGCCGACATGGATTCGGGCAGCAAGCAAAGCCTGCGGTTTCAGTTCCGCTTGGATTCATCCCAGCTACCGCGAACCATCCAGCTGGGCTCGCCCGGTCAAGCGAGCTGGACCGTTGGTGTCGACCGCACGGTGGATTTGACCCAGGAGTCGATCCGGTGA
- the rsmB gene encoding 16S rRNA (cytosine(967)-C(5))-methyltransferase RsmB: MSVQTEAQATTPHGPPLWRQLQWTAKLVQGVMAGQSLATQLNQVPGELRSGVQALTFEVLRGLGLATAVRSQLVPRRPPAPADALLCSVLALMLAPGAERYALHTLADQAVEAAKRGRDTRNQAGLINACIRRLSKEREGLLQRVANDPVARWNYPAWWVKQLRSDHPKDWQTILGQSQHPAPIVLRVNVLRSTLDEAMADLAAHDIAAAPVGEAAIQLARPMPVAAIPGFAEGRVSVQSAAAQRAAPLLMADLGTQAPRILDACAAPGGKTAHMLELHPDAQVTALEVDAVRAARIGETLTRLGLHADVRVADAAKPADWWDGRAFDRIMLDAPCSASGIVRRHPDIRWLRRQTDIAALAALQAGLLEALWPLLAPGGRMLYVTCSVFREEGEGRVQAFVAQHPEAQALPSPGHLLPRGDSGGIPATGENARCDDGFYYALLAKRPG, encoded by the coding sequence ATGTCTGTTCAAACCGAAGCCCAGGCCACCACGCCGCATGGGCCGCCTTTGTGGCGGCAACTGCAGTGGACGGCCAAGCTCGTGCAGGGCGTAATGGCCGGCCAATCCCTGGCCACGCAGCTGAACCAGGTGCCGGGCGAACTGCGCTCGGGCGTTCAGGCACTGACGTTCGAGGTATTGCGTGGGCTGGGCTTGGCCACTGCTGTGCGCAGCCAGCTGGTGCCGCGTCGCCCCCCCGCACCTGCGGATGCGCTGCTGTGTTCCGTGCTGGCGCTAATGCTGGCGCCGGGCGCTGAGCGCTACGCGCTGCACACTCTGGCGGATCAAGCGGTAGAGGCCGCCAAGCGAGGCCGCGACACACGCAACCAGGCGGGGCTGATCAACGCGTGCATCCGGCGTCTGTCGAAAGAGCGGGAGGGCCTGCTCCAGCGGGTGGCCAACGACCCGGTGGCGCGCTGGAACTATCCGGCGTGGTGGGTCAAGCAACTTCGGTCCGACCATCCAAAAGACTGGCAAACGATATTGGGGCAGAGCCAACACCCCGCGCCCATCGTGTTGCGCGTGAACGTTCTGCGAAGCACGCTGGATGAGGCGATGGCCGATTTGGCGGCGCACGATATTGCTGCAGCGCCGGTGGGAGAAGCGGCCATTCAACTCGCACGGCCGATGCCCGTGGCGGCGATTCCTGGCTTTGCTGAAGGGCGCGTTTCGGTGCAGTCGGCGGCGGCGCAAAGAGCAGCGCCGTTGCTGATGGCGGACCTGGGCACGCAAGCGCCGCGCATTTTGGACGCCTGCGCTGCGCCCGGCGGCAAGACCGCTCACATGCTGGAGCTGCACCCCGACGCGCAGGTCACGGCGCTGGAAGTCGATGCCGTGCGCGCAGCGCGCATCGGCGAAACGCTGACCCGCCTGGGGCTGCACGCAGACGTTCGCGTGGCCGACGCAGCCAAGCCGGCCGACTGGTGGGATGGGCGCGCATTCGACCGCATCATGCTGGACGCGCCCTGCAGTGCCTCGGGCATCGTGCGCCGCCATCCGGACATCCGTTGGCTCCGCAGGCAGACCGACATTGCCGCGCTGGCCGCGCTGCAGGCGGGGTTGCTGGAGGCGTTGTGGCCTTTGCTGGCGCCAGGCGGGCGAATGCTCTACGTCACTTGCTCCGTATTTCGGGAGGAGGGTGAGGGCCGAGTCCAGGCATTCGTCGCGCAGCACCCCGAGGCGCAGGCGTTGCCCTCCCCGGGGCATCTGCTGCCCAGGGGCGACTCGGGGGGTATTCCGGCGACAGGCGAGAATGCGCGCTGTGACGATGGTTTCTATTACGCACTTCTGGCCAAGCGCCCGGGTTGA